The Meriones unguiculatus strain TT.TT164.6M chromosome 1, Bangor_MerUng_6.1, whole genome shotgun sequence genome has a segment encoding these proteins:
- the LOC110561346 gene encoding olfactory receptor 8B8-like isoform X2: MEVKKRMTLENASLVTEFILVGLTDQPDLQIPLFLLFLVMYMITTLGNLALIMLIVLNSHLHNPMYFFLFNLSCIDLCYCSAITPKMLMNFILKRNVISYEGCMSQFYFFCFFVISECYVLTAMAYDRYVAICNPLLYNVVMSPKVCSYLILGSYLMGFSGAIIHTGCVLRLTFCDGNTINHYFCDLLPLLQLSCTSTYVNEIELFIVAGKDIIVPTVIIFTSYGFILSSILKIRSTAGRSKAFSTCSSHIIAVSLFFGSCAFMYLKPSSAESMDQGKISSVFYNIVVPMMNPLIYSLRNKDVKIALEKTLTKRKF; encoded by the exons ATGGAGGTCAAAAA AAGAATGACTCTGGAAAATGCTTCCTTGGTCACTGAATTCATCTTGGTGGGATTAAcagaccagcctgacctacaaataCCCTTGTTCCTACTCTTTCTGGTGATGTACATGATAACCACATTGGGGAATTTGGCTTTGATCATGCTGATTGTGCTGAATTCTCACCTTCACAACCCCATGTATTTTTTCCTCTTCAATTTGTCCTGCATAGATCTTTGTTACTGTTCAGCAATTACACCTAAAATGCTGATGAACTTCATACTAAAGAGGAATGTTATTTCTTATGAGGGATGTATGAGCCAATTctacttcttctgtttttttgtcatttctgaaTGTTATGTACTGACAGCAATGGCCTATGATCGCTATGTGGCCATTTGTAATCCACTCTTGTATAATGTTGTCATGTCTCCTAAGGTGTGCTCCTATCTTATACTTGGTTCATATTTGATGGGGTTTTCTGGTGCCATAATCCACACTGGATGtgttctgagactgacattctgTGATGGAAACACCATCAACCACTACTTCTGTGATCTCCTCCCTTTGCTGCAGCTCTCCTGCACCAGCACCTATGTCAATGAGATAGAGTTGTTCATTGTAGCAGGAAAGGACATCATTGTGCCTACTGTCATCATCTTTACCTCTTATGGCTTTATCCTCTCCAGCATCCTCAAAATAAGATCCACTGCAGGCAGGTCCAAAGCCTTCAGCACCTGTAGCTCCCACATAATTGCTGTTTCTCTGTTCTTTGGCTCATGTGCATTTATGTATCTAAAACCTTCCTCAGCAGAGTCCATGGATCAGGGAAAAATATCTTCTGTCTTTTATAACATTGTGGTTCCCATGATGAACCCATTAATTTATAGCCTTAGGAACAAGGATGTTAAAATTGCTCTGGAAAAAACCCTAACCAAAAGAAAGTTTTAG
- the LOC110561346 gene encoding olfactory receptor 8B8-like isoform X1, which yields MPLSKRMTLENASLVTEFILVGLTDQPDLQIPLFLLFLVMYMITTLGNLALIMLIVLNSHLHNPMYFFLFNLSCIDLCYCSAITPKMLMNFILKRNVISYEGCMSQFYFFCFFVISECYVLTAMAYDRYVAICNPLLYNVVMSPKVCSYLILGSYLMGFSGAIIHTGCVLRLTFCDGNTINHYFCDLLPLLQLSCTSTYVNEIELFIVAGKDIIVPTVIIFTSYGFILSSILKIRSTAGRSKAFSTCSSHIIAVSLFFGSCAFMYLKPSSAESMDQGKISSVFYNIVVPMMNPLIYSLRNKDVKIALEKTLTKRKF from the exons atgcccctctctaa AAGAATGACTCTGGAAAATGCTTCCTTGGTCACTGAATTCATCTTGGTGGGATTAAcagaccagcctgacctacaaataCCCTTGTTCCTACTCTTTCTGGTGATGTACATGATAACCACATTGGGGAATTTGGCTTTGATCATGCTGATTGTGCTGAATTCTCACCTTCACAACCCCATGTATTTTTTCCTCTTCAATTTGTCCTGCATAGATCTTTGTTACTGTTCAGCAATTACACCTAAAATGCTGATGAACTTCATACTAAAGAGGAATGTTATTTCTTATGAGGGATGTATGAGCCAATTctacttcttctgtttttttgtcatttctgaaTGTTATGTACTGACAGCAATGGCCTATGATCGCTATGTGGCCATTTGTAATCCACTCTTGTATAATGTTGTCATGTCTCCTAAGGTGTGCTCCTATCTTATACTTGGTTCATATTTGATGGGGTTTTCTGGTGCCATAATCCACACTGGATGtgttctgagactgacattctgTGATGGAAACACCATCAACCACTACTTCTGTGATCTCCTCCCTTTGCTGCAGCTCTCCTGCACCAGCACCTATGTCAATGAGATAGAGTTGTTCATTGTAGCAGGAAAGGACATCATTGTGCCTACTGTCATCATCTTTACCTCTTATGGCTTTATCCTCTCCAGCATCCTCAAAATAAGATCCACTGCAGGCAGGTCCAAAGCCTTCAGCACCTGTAGCTCCCACATAATTGCTGTTTCTCTGTTCTTTGGCTCATGTGCATTTATGTATCTAAAACCTTCCTCAGCAGAGTCCATGGATCAGGGAAAAATATCTTCTGTCTTTTATAACATTGTGGTTCCCATGATGAACCCATTAATTTATAGCCTTAGGAACAAGGATGTTAAAATTGCTCTGGAAAAAACCCTAACCAAAAGAAAGTTTTAG